A section of the Streptomyces xinghaiensis S187 genome encodes:
- a CDS encoding ABC transporter ATP-binding protein — protein sequence MATEPAGTGPSAEARNTGDRSPGAPAVTPGEEPRGAEPRGAEPRGAEPRGAEARERARTGKAPNGKTRNGKTRTGKAPNGRARTAGARRHDEARTPPAAAGASPADPAPGARRLLAGAARRSTGRAVLILLATTASAAATIALPAVLGHTLDLLLAGRDGAQPWVALCGVLLAAEVLLDALTAHATGVTNARSTAWLRNRGTAHLLSVGPRRAARFTPGDVVTRLTGNAAEAGTVPATAAASAASLLTPVGGIVALVLVDVWTAAVFLAGVPVLLLLLRVFVRSSSDSVTRYQRIQGDIAARLMEALGGARTVAAAGTARRERDRVLAPLPELDAQGRRMWQVYGRAVTQGGILVPLLTTAVLAVGGVRLAAGQLSVGELLAASRYAGLAAGIGAVVSQLSALVRGRAAARRTAELLSAPRVRHGTRRLPPGGPGRLELRGVTVVRGGARVLDGVDLTVPGGVTAAVVGRSGAGKSVLAAVAGRLEDPDGGTVLLDGVPLPDLDRAELRREVGYAFERPALFGGTVGGAIAFGAGEPPEETVRSAARTARADSFIRLLPAGYATRLADAPLSGGELQRLGLARAFAHAGRLLVLDDATSSLDSVTELEVGRALTRDVRAGTRLLIAHRVSSAARADLVVWLENGRVRAVGPHEVLWERPAYRAVFAGTGSGTGTDAEAPDPPGPAVTGAPGPVPGGRGRTGGAP from the coding sequence ATGGCCACCGAGCCGGCCGGCACCGGCCCCTCCGCCGAAGCCCGGAACACCGGGGACCGCTCCCCCGGCGCACCGGCCGTCACCCCGGGCGAGGAACCACGCGGCGCGGAACCACGCGGCGCGGAACCACGCGGCGCGGAACCACGCGGCGCGGAAGCCCGCGAGAGGGCCCGCACCGGGAAGGCCCCCAACGGCAAGACCCGCAACGGCAAGACCCGCACCGGGAAGGCCCCCAACGGCAGGGCCCGGACCGCCGGTGCCCGCCGCCACGACGAGGCCCGTACCCCTCCGGCCGCCGCCGGCGCCTCTCCCGCGGACCCGGCCCCCGGCGCCCGCCGGCTGCTGGCCGGCGCCGCGCGCCGCAGCACCGGCCGGGCCGTCCTGATCCTCCTCGCCACCACGGCCTCCGCCGCCGCGACCATCGCGCTGCCCGCCGTGCTCGGCCACACCCTCGACCTGCTGCTCGCCGGGCGGGACGGAGCCCAGCCGTGGGTGGCGCTCTGCGGCGTGCTGCTCGCGGCCGAGGTCCTGCTCGACGCGCTCACCGCCCACGCCACCGGCGTCACCAACGCCCGCTCCACGGCCTGGCTGCGCAACCGGGGCACCGCCCACCTCCTCTCCGTCGGCCCGCGCCGCGCCGCCCGCTTCACCCCGGGCGACGTCGTGACCCGGCTGACCGGCAACGCGGCCGAGGCGGGCACGGTCCCCGCCACCGCGGCCGCCTCCGCCGCCTCGCTGCTCACGCCGGTCGGCGGCATCGTCGCCCTCGTCCTCGTCGACGTCTGGACCGCCGCCGTGTTCCTCGCCGGGGTGCCCGTCCTCCTGCTGCTTCTGCGGGTTTTCGTCCGCAGCTCCTCCGACAGCGTGACGCGCTACCAGCGCATCCAGGGAGACATCGCGGCCCGGCTGATGGAGGCACTCGGCGGCGCGCGGACCGTCGCGGCCGCCGGTACGGCGCGCCGTGAGCGGGACCGGGTGCTCGCGCCCCTCCCCGAACTCGACGCCCAGGGGCGCCGGATGTGGCAGGTCTACGGCCGCGCCGTCACCCAGGGCGGCATCCTGGTGCCGCTGCTGACCACCGCCGTCCTGGCCGTCGGCGGAGTGCGGCTGGCCGCCGGGCAGCTCAGCGTCGGCGAACTCCTGGCCGCCTCCCGCTACGCGGGCCTCGCCGCCGGGATCGGCGCCGTCGTCAGCCAGCTCAGCGCCCTGGTGCGCGGCCGGGCCGCCGCCCGCCGCACCGCCGAACTGCTGTCCGCGCCGCGCGTGCGCCACGGCACCCGCCGTCTGCCGCCCGGCGGTCCCGGCCGGCTCGAACTGCGCGGCGTCACCGTCGTCCGGGGCGGCGCCCGGGTGCTCGACGGCGTCGACCTCACCGTCCCCGGCGGCGTCACGGCCGCCGTCGTCGGGCGCTCCGGCGCCGGCAAGTCGGTCCTGGCCGCCGTGGCCGGCCGGCTGGAGGACCCGGACGGCGGCACCGTCCTGCTGGACGGCGTGCCGCTGCCCGACCTCGACCGGGCGGAGCTGCGCCGCGAGGTCGGCTACGCCTTCGAACGCCCGGCGCTGTTCGGCGGCACCGTGGGCGGGGCCATCGCCTTCGGCGCCGGCGAGCCCCCGGAGGAGACCGTACGGTCCGCCGCCCGCACCGCGCGCGCGGACTCCTTCATCCGCCTGCTGCCCGCCGGCTACGCCACCCGGCTCGCCGACGCGCCGCTCTCCGGCGGCGAGCTCCAACGCCTCGGACTGGCACGGGCGTTCGCCCACGCCGGCCGGCTGCTGGTGCTGGACGACGCCACCTCCAGCCTGGACAGCGTCACCGAGCTGGAGGTGGGCCGCGCCCTGACCCGGGACGTACGGGCCGGCACCCGCCTGCTCATCGCCCACCGGGTCTCCTCGGCGGCCCGCGCCGACCTGGTGGTCTGGCTGGAGAACGGGCGCGTCCGCGCCGTGGGGCCGCACGAGGTCCTGTGGGAACGCCCCGCGTACCGCGCGGTCTTCGCCGGCACTGGCAGCGGCACCGGCACCGACGCCGAAGCGCCCGACCCGCCCGGCCCGGCGGTCACCGGTGCTCCGGGCCCCGTTCCCGGCGGCCGGGGCCGGACGGGGGGTGCCCCGTGA
- a CDS encoding ATP-binding cassette domain-containing protein, giving the protein MRPRPRSGKDRAGRGALRRILPQARRFLGARLRVLAALGGWSLLESAHTFLGGYSVAQALDRGFLAGDTRTGLLWLAVAAAAVVVGGFANQGVFRGLAGLVEPLRDGLLRRVVSASLREAVADPARADSAVVSRITHQTETARDSFAGLVLVARSFLFTAAGALLGLASLAPLLLLVVGPPLLLGLALFLATLIPMAARQRDYLRADEALAEEYGAVAGGVRDIVACGAEDRTAARAARLADAELGAARSLARWAAARTLSLGVAGQLPVLLLVFATPWLLDRGVTAGELLGALTYLTQSLLPALHTLMTALGAAGTRLLVILDRLTGGHDGPPGAETPGPGAPGSVKGRAAVPHPDAAFSAAPPVPIAVPIAVPIAVPIAGPDGGPEPGAPAVELRSVTFAYGAGAHPVLRDLDLTVGAGECLAVVGPSGIGKSTLTGLVAGLLTPGRGEVRVLGRPARAWPAGEPARLRVLIPQQAYVFTGTLRENLLYLCPDGAPPEAVSASAEAVGLTGLADRLGGLDAVVDPAVLSQGERQLIALARAHLSPAPVVLLDEATCHLDPVAEERAERAFAERPGTVITVAHRISSARRADRVLVMDGVHAVCGSHDELLDRSGLYRDLVGHWQTVRV; this is encoded by the coding sequence GTGCGGCCGCGGCCCCGGTCCGGGAAGGACCGGGCCGGGCGGGGGGCGCTGCGGCGGATCCTGCCGCAGGCGCGCCGGTTCCTCGGGGCGCGGCTCCGCGTCCTGGCCGCGCTCGGCGGCTGGTCGCTGCTGGAGTCGGCGCACACCTTCCTCGGCGGCTACAGCGTGGCGCAGGCCCTCGACCGCGGCTTCCTCGCCGGGGACACCCGCACCGGACTCCTCTGGCTGGCCGTGGCCGCCGCGGCCGTCGTCGTCGGAGGCTTCGCCAACCAGGGCGTGTTCCGCGGGCTGGCCGGCCTCGTCGAACCCCTGCGCGACGGGCTGCTGCGCCGGGTGGTGTCGGCCTCCCTGCGCGAGGCGGTCGCCGATCCGGCGCGGGCCGACAGCGCCGTCGTCTCCCGGATCACCCACCAGACGGAGACCGCCCGGGACAGTTTCGCCGGACTGGTGCTGGTGGCCCGCTCCTTCCTGTTCACCGCCGCCGGCGCCCTGCTCGGGCTGGCCTCCCTCGCCCCCCTGCTGCTGCTCGTCGTCGGGCCGCCGCTGCTGCTGGGCCTGGCCCTGTTCCTCGCCACGCTGATCCCGATGGCCGCCCGGCAGCGCGACTACCTCCGCGCGGACGAGGCGCTCGCCGAGGAGTACGGGGCCGTCGCCGGAGGTGTCCGGGACATCGTGGCCTGCGGTGCCGAGGACCGTACGGCTGCGCGGGCCGCGCGGCTCGCCGACGCCGAGCTGGGCGCCGCGCGGTCGCTCGCCCGGTGGGCCGCGGCGCGCACCCTGTCGCTCGGGGTGGCCGGACAACTGCCCGTCCTGCTGCTGGTCTTCGCGACGCCCTGGCTGCTGGACAGGGGTGTCACGGCCGGTGAACTGCTGGGCGCGCTCACCTACCTGACGCAGTCGCTGCTGCCCGCGCTGCACACCCTGATGACGGCGCTGGGCGCCGCGGGCACCCGGCTGCTGGTGATCCTGGACCGGCTCACCGGCGGCCACGACGGACCACCGGGCGCGGAGACGCCCGGCCCCGGGGCGCCCGGCTCCGTCAAGGGCCGCGCCGCGGTACCGCATCCGGACGCGGCCTTCTCGGCGGCGCCCCCGGTCCCGATCGCGGTCCCGATCGCGGTCCCGATCGCGGTCCCGATCGCGGGGCCGGACGGCGGGCCGGAGCCGGGCGCGCCGGCCGTCGAACTCCGTTCGGTCACCTTCGCCTACGGCGCCGGGGCGCACCCCGTGCTGCGCGATCTGGACCTCACCGTCGGGGCGGGGGAGTGCCTGGCGGTGGTCGGGCCGAGCGGCATCGGCAAGTCCACCCTGACCGGCCTGGTCGCCGGGCTGCTGACGCCCGGCCGGGGGGAGGTCCGGGTGCTCGGCCGCCCCGCCCGCGCGTGGCCGGCCGGGGAACCCGCGCGCCTGCGGGTCCTCATCCCCCAGCAGGCGTACGTCTTCACCGGCACCCTGCGGGAGAACCTGCTCTACCTCTGCCCGGACGGCGCCCCGCCGGAGGCGGTGAGCGCATCGGCGGAGGCGGTGGGCCTGACCGGGCTGGCGGACCGGCTCGGCGGTCTCGACGCCGTCGTCGACCCCGCCGTGCTGTCGCAGGGGGAGCGGCAGTTGATCGCCCTGGCCCGGGCACATCTGTCCCCCGCCCCGGTGGTGCTGCTGGACGAGGCGACCTGCCATCTGGACCCGGTGGCCGAGGAGCGGGCCGAGCGCGCGTTCGCGGAGCGGCCGGGCACGGTCATCACGGTCGCGCACCGGATCAGCTCGGCCCGCCGGGCCGACCGGGTGCTGGTGATGGACGGGGTGCACGCGGTCTGCGGCAGCCACGACGAACTGCTGGACCGCTCCGGCCTCTACCGCGATCTCGTGGGCCACTGGCAGACCGTGCGCGTCTGA
- a CDS encoding response regulator transcription factor has translation MIRVLLVHDIGLLRSALAALLGREHDLEVTAATWDKFPARAQATRPDVCVVDADNPASDSLTAVLEAAEPEGRGAQGLRSGRRSALLALVTAGRPGALRRAFDASALGYVSKNATPQRLLDAIRKVSKGERFVDESLAFGFMQAAEMPLTARELSVLSLAAEGAPIAEIAKSLHLCNGTVRNYMASVIRKTGARNRIDAVRISQSAGWV, from the coding sequence GTGATCCGGGTACTTCTGGTGCACGACATCGGGCTTCTGCGGTCGGCGCTGGCCGCACTGCTGGGGAGGGAGCACGATTTGGAAGTCACGGCGGCGACCTGGGACAAGTTCCCGGCGCGAGCGCAAGCCACCCGTCCGGACGTCTGCGTGGTCGACGCCGACAACCCGGCCTCGGACTCGCTCACCGCGGTCCTGGAAGCCGCCGAACCGGAGGGCCGGGGGGCCCAGGGGCTCCGGTCCGGCCGCCGCAGCGCGCTGCTCGCCCTGGTGACCGCGGGACGGCCGGGCGCGCTCCGCCGCGCCTTCGACGCCAGCGCCCTGGGGTACGTCAGCAAGAACGCGACCCCGCAGCGATTACTGGACGCCATCCGCAAGGTGTCCAAGGGCGAGCGATTCGTGGACGAATCGCTCGCTTTCGGCTTCATGCAGGCGGCCGAGATGCCGCTGACGGCACGCGAGCTGAGCGTGCTCTCCCTGGCCGCCGAGGGCGCGCCGATCGCCGAGATCGCCAAGAGCCTGCACCTGTGCAACGGGACCGTGCGCAACTACATGGCCTCGGTGATCCGCAAGACCGGTGCGAGAAACCGCATCGACGCCGTTCGCATATCGCAGAGCGCCGGCTGGGTCTGA
- a CDS encoding TetR family transcriptional regulator, with the protein MATESASQLSPSRLTERQEARRRSILRASAELASRGGFDAVQMREVAESSGVALGTLYRYFPSKIHLLVATLRDQLQRLYETPARRPVAAEAPSARVAETVLRAFRAMRREPLLADAMVRALTFADRSVSEEVAAVSRLTTTIVLDAVGRTGTPGPELLSAVRVIEHTWHATLVAWLAGRSSTERVRTDIETACRLIDLTAPREAGAPGSAEGARQGGAEVAHARGARNPAKAPEHAR; encoded by the coding sequence ATGGCCACGGAATCAGCGTCACAGCTCTCCCCATCGCGCCTGACGGAGCGTCAGGAAGCACGTCGTCGGTCGATCCTGCGTGCGAGTGCCGAACTCGCGAGCCGGGGCGGCTTCGACGCCGTGCAGATGCGCGAGGTGGCGGAGAGCTCCGGGGTCGCCCTCGGCACCCTCTACCGCTACTTCCCGTCCAAGATCCATCTGCTGGTCGCCACGCTGCGGGACCAGTTGCAGCGGCTGTACGAGACACCGGCGAGAAGACCCGTGGCCGCGGAGGCGCCCTCGGCCCGGGTGGCCGAAACCGTGCTGCGCGCCTTCCGGGCGATGCGGCGCGAGCCGCTGCTGGCGGACGCGATGGTGCGGGCGCTGACCTTCGCCGACCGGTCGGTGAGCGAGGAGGTGGCCGCCGTGTCCCGGCTGACCACCACGATCGTCCTGGACGCCGTGGGGCGGACCGGCACCCCGGGCCCCGAACTGCTCTCGGCGGTCCGCGTCATCGAGCACACCTGGCACGCGACGCTCGTGGCCTGGCTGGCGGGCCGTTCCTCCACGGAGAGGGTGCGCACCGACATCGAGACCGCCTGCCGGCTCATCGACCTCACGGCCCCGCGGGAGGCGGGGGCACCGGGAAGCGCGGAAGGGGCGCGCCAGGGGGGCGCGGAGGTGGCGCATGCGAGGGGCGCGCGAAACCCCGCAAAAGCTCCGGAACACGCCCGCTGA
- a CDS encoding glycosyltransferase family 4 protein, whose product MTAEAAPAAASSPSAGTPGPLAADGGRPLRIALLTYKGNPFCGGQGVYVRHLSRELAALGHSVEVIGSQPYPVLDETPGPGGVSLTELPSLDLYRQPDPFRTPRPGEYRDWIDALEVATMWTGGFPEPLTFSLRARRHLAARRGAFDVVHDNQTLGYGLLGGPARLGAPLVTTVHHPITVDRRLDLDAATGPWRRASVRRWYGFTRMQKRVARRLPSVLTVSGTSRDEIVEHLGVPGDRIHVVHIGADTELFSPDPSVPEIPGRIVTTSSADVPLKGLVHLVEALAKLRTEHPGAHLVVVGKRAEDGPVAAAIERYGLADAVEFVKGISDTELADLVRGAQIACVPSLYEGFSLPAAEAMATGTPLVATTGGAIPEVAGEDGETCLAVPPGDAGALAAALGRLLDPHDGPALRRRLGHAGRERVLSRFTWARAARGTVEHYRRAVERQGAALPAGAAPTAPSTGRPRG is encoded by the coding sequence GTGACCGCTGAGGCCGCACCGGCAGCCGCATCGAGCCCCTCCGCCGGAACCCCCGGCCCTCTCGCGGCCGACGGCGGACGCCCGCTGCGCATCGCGCTCCTCACGTACAAGGGCAACCCCTTCTGCGGCGGCCAGGGCGTCTACGTCCGGCACCTCTCCCGCGAACTCGCCGCGCTCGGCCACTCCGTCGAGGTCATCGGCTCCCAGCCCTACCCGGTCCTCGACGAGACCCCCGGCCCCGGCGGGGTGAGCCTCACCGAGCTGCCCAGCCTCGACCTCTACCGGCAGCCCGACCCGTTCCGCACCCCCAGGCCCGGCGAGTACCGCGACTGGATCGACGCCCTGGAAGTGGCCACCATGTGGACCGGCGGCTTCCCCGAACCGCTCACCTTCAGCCTCCGCGCCCGCCGCCATCTCGCGGCCCGCCGGGGCGCGTTCGACGTGGTCCACGACAACCAGACCCTCGGCTACGGCCTGCTCGGCGGCCCCGCCCGGCTCGGCGCCCCGCTCGTCACCACCGTCCACCACCCCATCACCGTGGACCGGCGGCTCGACCTCGACGCCGCCACCGGACCCTGGCGCCGCGCCTCCGTCCGCCGCTGGTACGGCTTCACCCGCATGCAGAAGCGCGTCGCCCGCCGGCTGCCGTCCGTACTGACCGTCTCCGGCACCTCCCGCGACGAGATCGTGGAACACCTCGGCGTGCCCGGGGACCGCATCCACGTCGTCCACATCGGCGCCGACACCGAACTGTTCTCCCCGGACCCCTCGGTCCCCGAGATCCCCGGCCGGATCGTCACCACCTCCAGCGCCGACGTCCCTCTCAAGGGCCTGGTCCACCTCGTCGAGGCGCTCGCCAAGCTCCGCACCGAGCACCCCGGCGCCCATCTGGTCGTCGTCGGCAAGCGCGCCGAGGACGGGCCCGTCGCCGCCGCCATCGAACGCTACGGGCTCGCCGACGCCGTCGAGTTCGTCAAGGGCATCAGCGACACCGAACTGGCCGACCTCGTGCGCGGCGCCCAGATCGCCTGCGTGCCCTCCCTCTACGAGGGCTTCTCCCTGCCCGCCGCCGAGGCCATGGCCACCGGCACCCCGCTGGTCGCCACCACCGGCGGGGCCATCCCCGAGGTCGCCGGCGAGGACGGCGAGACCTGCCTGGCCGTACCGCCGGGCGACGCCGGAGCCCTCGCCGCCGCGCTCGGCCGGCTGCTCGACCCCCACGACGGCCCCGCGCTGCGCCGCCGCCTCGGCCACGCCGGCCGGGAACGCGTGCTCTCCCGCTTCACCTGGGCCCGCGCCGCCCGCGGCACCGTCGAGCACTACCGGCGGGCCGTGGAGCGGCAGGGCGCCGCCCTCCCGGCCGGAGCCGCCCCCACCGCCCCTTCCACCGGCCGTCCGCGCGGCTGA
- a CDS encoding class I SAM-dependent methyltransferase, whose amino-acid sequence MLTVDFSRFPLAAGDRVLDLGCGAGRHAFECYRRGAHVVALDRNTEEIREVATWFAAMKEAGEAPAGATATAMEGDALALPFPDDSFDVVIISEVMEHIPDDKGVLAEMVRVLRPGGRIAVTVPRYGPEKVCWALSDAYHEVEGGHIRIYRAGELVRRIREAGLRPYGSHHAHGLHSPYWWLKCAFGVDNDKALPVRAYHKLLVWDIMKKPLLTRVAERALDPLIGKSFVVYATKPRLPDTGPVDGPADAATDGTAEGRA is encoded by the coding sequence GTGCTGACCGTCGACTTTTCCCGGTTTCCGCTGGCCGCGGGCGACCGCGTGCTCGATCTCGGCTGCGGCGCGGGCCGGCACGCCTTCGAGTGCTACCGGCGGGGCGCGCACGTCGTGGCGCTCGACCGCAACACCGAGGAGATCCGCGAGGTCGCCACCTGGTTCGCCGCCATGAAGGAGGCGGGCGAGGCCCCGGCCGGCGCCACCGCCACCGCCATGGAGGGCGACGCGCTGGCACTGCCCTTCCCCGACGACAGCTTCGACGTCGTCATCATCTCCGAGGTGATGGAACACATCCCCGATGACAAGGGTGTGCTCGCCGAGATGGTCCGCGTCCTCCGGCCCGGCGGCCGGATCGCCGTGACCGTCCCCCGCTACGGGCCGGAGAAGGTCTGCTGGGCGCTCTCCGACGCGTACCACGAGGTCGAGGGCGGCCACATCCGCATCTACCGCGCCGGGGAACTGGTCCGCAGGATCCGCGAGGCCGGGCTGCGCCCCTACGGCAGCCACCACGCGCACGGGCTGCACTCGCCCTACTGGTGGCTGAAATGCGCCTTCGGCGTCGACAACGACAAGGCGCTGCCCGTCCGCGCCTACCACAAGCTGCTGGTCTGGGACATCATGAAGAAGCCGCTGCTCACCCGGGTCGCCGAACGCGCGCTCGACCCGCTGATCGGCAAGAGCTTCGTCGTCTACGCCACCAAGCCGCGGCTCCCGGACACCGGCCCCGTCGACGGCCCGGCCGACGCGGCCACCGACGGCACCGCCGAGGGCCGGGCGTGA
- a CDS encoding prenyltransferase, translated as MTSPGRTERLVLPGVLTAEQAAATVGGILAHQREDGAIPWFRGHHLDPWDHVEAAMALDAAGEHERAEAAYRWLAEHQLPDGSWYAAYADGDPAAPTDRGRETNFVAYVAVGVWHHYLSTGDETFLDRMWPTVYAAVEFVLALQQPGGQIGWKREAPERDGDAGAAVTDALLTGSSSIHQALRCALAIAEQREDPQPDWELATGLLAHAIRHHPERFLDKSRYSMDWYYPILGGALTGTAAKERIEEGWDDFVVPGLGVRCVLPNPWVTGGESAELALALWAMGESDRAVDILRWIGRLRDDEGMYWTGYVYEDAAFWPEEQTTWTAGSVLLAVAALGGDEATTAVFGGERLPAGLDPDCC; from the coding sequence GTGACCAGCCCCGGCCGCACCGAACGCCTGGTCCTGCCCGGGGTCCTCACCGCCGAGCAGGCCGCCGCCACCGTGGGCGGCATCCTCGCCCACCAGCGCGAGGACGGCGCCATCCCGTGGTTCCGCGGCCACCACCTCGACCCCTGGGACCACGTCGAGGCCGCCATGGCCCTCGACGCCGCCGGTGAACACGAGCGGGCCGAGGCCGCCTACCGCTGGCTGGCCGAACACCAGCTGCCGGACGGCTCCTGGTACGCGGCCTACGCCGACGGCGACCCGGCCGCACCCACCGACCGCGGCCGGGAGACCAACTTCGTCGCCTACGTCGCCGTGGGCGTCTGGCACCACTACCTCTCCACCGGCGACGAGACCTTCCTCGACCGGATGTGGCCCACCGTCTACGCCGCCGTCGAGTTCGTCCTCGCCCTCCAGCAGCCCGGCGGGCAGATCGGCTGGAAACGCGAGGCCCCGGAGCGCGACGGCGACGCGGGGGCGGCCGTCACCGACGCGCTGCTCACCGGCAGCTCCTCCATCCACCAGGCGCTGCGCTGCGCCCTGGCCATCGCCGAGCAGCGCGAGGACCCGCAGCCCGACTGGGAGCTGGCGACCGGACTGCTCGCCCACGCCATCCGGCACCACCCGGAGCGCTTCCTGGACAAGTCCCGCTACTCCATGGACTGGTATTACCCGATCCTCGGCGGGGCGCTGACCGGCACCGCGGCCAAGGAGCGCATCGAGGAGGGCTGGGACGACTTCGTGGTCCCCGGACTCGGCGTCCGCTGCGTGCTGCCGAACCCGTGGGTCACCGGCGGCGAGAGCGCCGAACTGGCGCTCGCCCTCTGGGCCATGGGGGAGTCGGACCGCGCCGTGGACATCCTCCGCTGGATCGGCCGTCTCCGGGACGACGAGGGCATGTACTGGACGGGCTATGTCTACGAGGACGCCGCCTTCTGGCCGGAGGAGCAGACGACCTGGACGGCCGGTTCGGTGCTGCTGGCCGTGGCCGCCCTCGGGGGCGACGAGGCCACGACGGCCGTCTTCGGCGGCGAACGGCTGCCCGCGGGGCTGGACCCGGACTGCTGCTGA
- a CDS encoding N-acetylmuramoyl-L-alanine amidase, whose product MSNGNSFARPRRARRRALIGLSVLVPAGVAGWLVWQSAAGGPVEGGRGSGAPAGRPHGGVSPAPSAEPGPGAPAPSASGGNGAGGGAGDRDGPLAGKVVVIDPGHNPGNRDHPREIARTVDIGTHRKECDTTGTATGSGYAEAEFTLDVARRIRTLLEQRGAEVVLTQDGDRPYGPCIDERAEIGNEAGADAVVSVHADGAPAGARGFHVILPGRVREGRADTAAITKPSRELGERVAGAYARETGFRPADYLGGGSGLDVRSDLGGLNLSTVPKVFVECGNMRNARDAEQFTSARWRGRAARGIADGVESFLTT is encoded by the coding sequence GTGTCGAACGGCAACTCTTTCGCACGGCCCCGCCGGGCCCGCCGCCGTGCGCTGATCGGGCTGTCCGTGCTGGTGCCCGCCGGTGTGGCCGGATGGCTGGTCTGGCAGTCGGCGGCCGGCGGCCCGGTCGAGGGCGGCCGCGGGAGCGGCGCGCCGGCGGGGCGGCCGCACGGCGGGGTCTCCCCGGCGCCGTCCGCGGAGCCCGGCCCGGGGGCACCGGCGCCCTCGGCGAGCGGCGGGAACGGCGCCGGTGGCGGTGCCGGTGACCGGGACGGGCCGCTGGCCGGCAAGGTCGTCGTCATCGACCCCGGGCACAACCCGGGCAACCGCGACCACCCGCGCGAGATCGCCCGGACCGTCGACATCGGCACCCACCGCAAGGAGTGCGACACCACCGGGACGGCCACCGGCTCCGGTTACGCCGAGGCCGAGTTCACCCTCGACGTCGCGCGCAGAATCCGCACGCTGCTCGAACAGCGCGGCGCCGAGGTCGTGCTGACCCAGGACGGCGACCGCCCGTACGGACCCTGTATCGACGAGCGCGCCGAGATCGGCAACGAGGCGGGCGCCGACGCCGTCGTCTCCGTCCACGCCGACGGCGCCCCGGCAGGCGCCCGGGGCTTCCATGTGATCCTCCCGGGCCGGGTCCGGGAAGGCCGGGCGGACACCGCCGCGATCACGAAGCCCTCCCGCGAACTGGGCGAGCGCGTCGCCGGCGCATACGCCCGGGAGACCGGTTTCCGGCCCGCGGATTACCTCGGCGGCGGCAGCGGCTTGGATGTACGCTCCGACCTCGGCGGGCTCAACCTCTCCACGGTCCCCAAGGTGTTCGTCGAGTGCGGCAACATGCGGAACGCGCGCGACGCCGAACAGTTCACCAGCGCGCGGTGGCGCGGGCGCGCGGCCCGGGGGATCGCGGACGGCGTGGAGTCCTTCCTGACGACGTGA
- a CDS encoding class I SAM-dependent methyltransferase, giving the protein MAPQPQQATTARPAPEVLAAFEAAKGFMPADEGLALYAAAVEAAGLGLPLLEVGTYCGRSTILLAAAARGAGTVAVTVDHHRGSEEQQPGWEYHDAGLVDPEVGRMDTLPVFRRTLHAAGLEEHVVAIVGRSPQVARVWGRPLGLVFVDGGHTDEHATADYEGWTPHLAPGGLLLIHDVFADPADGGQAPYRIYRRALESGDFTEVSATGSLHVLRRTGAES; this is encoded by the coding sequence ATGGCCCCCCAGCCCCAGCAGGCGACAACCGCCCGGCCCGCCCCGGAGGTGCTGGCCGCGTTCGAGGCGGCCAAGGGCTTCATGCCCGCCGACGAGGGGCTCGCCCTGTACGCCGCCGCCGTGGAGGCGGCCGGGCTCGGGCTGCCGCTGCTGGAGGTCGGCACCTACTGCGGCCGGTCCACGATCCTGCTGGCCGCCGCCGCCCGGGGCGCCGGCACCGTCGCCGTGACCGTGGACCACCACCGCGGCTCGGAGGAGCAGCAGCCCGGCTGGGAGTACCACGACGCCGGCCTGGTGGACCCGGAGGTGGGCCGGATGGACACCCTTCCCGTCTTCCGCCGCACCCTGCACGCCGCCGGGCTGGAGGAGCACGTCGTCGCGATCGTGGGCCGCTCGCCGCAGGTGGCGCGGGTCTGGGGCCGGCCGCTCGGCCTGGTCTTCGTCGACGGGGGCCACACCGACGAGCACGCGACCGCGGACTACGAGGGCTGGACCCCGCATCTGGCGCCCGGCGGGCTGCTGCTCATCCACGACGTCTTCGCCGATCCGGCGGACGGCGGCCAGGCCCCGTACCGGATCTACCGCCGTGCCCTGGAGTCCGGGGACTTCACCGAGGTGTCGGCCACCGGCTCCCTGCACGTGCTGCGCCGTACGGGCGCGGAGAGCTGA